One region of Epilithonimonas zeae genomic DNA includes:
- the tatA gene encoding twin-arginine translocase TatA/TatE family subunit — protein MTISTVILSLSWQHILIVALILLLLFGGKKIPELMKGLGSGIKEFKDAVKDEDKKNNSSSSDNSNNPS, from the coding sequence ATGACAATATCCACAGTTATATTAAGTCTTTCTTGGCAACATATATTAATTGTTGCTTTGATATTACTTTTATTATTCGGAGGTAAAAAAATCCCTGAATTAATGAAAGGTTTAGGCTCAGGTATCAAGGAGTTTAAAGATGCTGTTAAGGATGAAGATAAAAAAAACAATTCTTCATCATCTGACAATTCAAACAACCCTTCTTAA
- a CDS encoding M23 family metallopeptidase, whose amino-acid sequence MIKKLSFFISIILFGSVFGQKDKEVLQKQNADLKKQISSINASLNQTKQESKLSISYLNAVNQKITLREKVYTNTQKEKRFIEDDIYKRQLEINKNNRELEVLRKNYAEILVKAYKTKGVQNKVTFILSSKNIGEALSRVEYLKRYSEYQDKKAAEITNKATEIKRNIALKKKSMSEKDNLLIAQKKDLATIEIERKQKQDLLNEFKKNEARLTAELRQKQAQSKDLERQIRNIIAEEIRLAKAKEEAERKAEAERKRLADIAAKKEKERIEAENKARLAAAEAERKRAEAESKKAAELAAKRIEEERKLAESNKTAERKAAAEKATRDAAERAKAASEKLAAAKANEDAINKRNEDAKDEAEKKVMKSYGVGSTVGSNFADNKGRIAFPVERGSVTHRFGRQPHPVFKNIVEENIGIKIAVAKGTKARCVFPGVVSSIQSINGSRTVVVKHGNYFTVYSNLASTLVKANQQVSAGTLIGEVGSDFDESITLDFQIWKGEDPIDPLGWVSY is encoded by the coding sequence ATGATTAAGAAATTAAGCTTTTTTATAAGTATCATCCTTTTCGGAAGCGTTTTTGGACAAAAAGATAAAGAGGTTCTGCAAAAACAAAATGCAGACCTTAAAAAACAAATTTCTTCCATCAATGCTTCTTTGAATCAAACTAAACAAGAATCCAAACTTTCTATTTCCTATTTAAATGCAGTGAATCAAAAGATTACACTGAGAGAAAAAGTCTATACTAATACGCAGAAAGAGAAAAGATTCATAGAAGATGATATCTATAAACGTCAACTGGAAATTAACAAAAACAATCGTGAGTTAGAAGTTTTGCGTAAAAACTATGCTGAAATTCTCGTAAAAGCCTACAAAACAAAAGGTGTTCAGAACAAAGTAACCTTCATACTTTCATCTAAAAATATTGGAGAAGCACTCAGCAGGGTAGAATATCTCAAAAGGTACTCTGAATATCAAGACAAGAAGGCTGCCGAAATCACAAACAAAGCTACAGAAATCAAAAGAAATATCGCATTGAAGAAAAAATCGATGTCTGAAAAGGATAATCTTTTGATTGCTCAGAAAAAAGATCTTGCCACTATAGAAATCGAAAGAAAACAAAAGCAGGATCTCCTTAATGAATTTAAAAAGAATGAAGCTAGATTGACAGCTGAACTTAGACAAAAACAAGCTCAATCCAAAGACTTAGAACGCCAGATTAGAAATATCATTGCTGAAGAAATCCGACTTGCTAAAGCTAAAGAAGAAGCGGAAAGAAAAGCTGAAGCGGAAAGAAAAAGATTGGCTGATATAGCTGCCAAAAAAGAAAAAGAAAGAATCGAGGCTGAAAACAAAGCTAGACTTGCTGCTGCAGAAGCAGAAAGAAAAAGAGCAGAAGCAGAATCAAAAAAAGCAGCTGAACTAGCGGCTAAAAGAATTGAAGAAGAAAGAAAATTAGCCGAATCTAATAAAACGGCTGAGCGAAAAGCGGCTGCCGAAAAAGCAACCAGAGACGCTGCTGAAAGAGCAAAAGCAGCATCTGAAAAACTGGCTGCTGCAAAAGCTAACGAAGACGCTATCAACAAAAGAAATGAAGATGCAAAAGATGAAGCTGAGAAAAAAGTAATGAAAAGTTACGGCGTTGGTTCTACTGTAGGAAGTAATTTTGCAGACAATAAAGGACGTATTGCTTTCCCTGTTGAGAGAGGAAGCGTGACACACCGTTTCGGACGACAACCACATCCTGTTTTCAAAAATATTGTAGAAGAAAATATCGGAATCAAGATTGCAGTCGCTAAAGGAACTAAAGCTAGATGTGTCTTCCCTGGCGTTGTTTCCAGCATCCAATCTATCAATGGAAGCAGAACGGTTGTTGTGAAACACGGAAACTATTTTACAGTTTACTCTAATCTAGCATCAACATTGGTAAAAGCTAATCAACAGGTTTCCGCCGGAACTTTAATTGGTGAAGTTGGCAGTGATTTTGATGAGTCTATAACATTGGATTTCCAGATTTGGAAAGGAGAAGATCCTATCGATCCACTGGGTTGGGTTTCGTATTAA
- a CDS encoding DUF4292 domain-containing protein — protein MKSYFLIIFSALLVTACSVQKKQTQEQPVSTTKPIENNSQFFSTIEKKSTFDAVKINSKIDARTGSFIPTLDAVIYVENGQKVWMNLTAVILQAARGVATPEGIKGYYKLDKTYIDSDFGYLNKLLNVNFIDYNALQNLLLGKTFIPVSERNYNLKPDISGFTLTSKETQKITENGKTTEYNIKLGYDQDLNLNHVLLTNPANNNQLEITYSNRVILNNESFPKNVKIIIKANKTDEILIENTKFDFSRMETTYSVPANYTKTEIK, from the coding sequence ATGAAATCATATTTTCTAATCATATTTTCAGCTTTATTGGTTACAGCTTGTAGTGTTCAAAAAAAACAAACTCAAGAGCAGCCAGTAAGCACAACAAAACCTATTGAAAACAACTCTCAGTTTTTCTCTACAATAGAAAAAAAATCAACTTTTGATGCTGTTAAAATCAATAGTAAAATTGATGCAAGGACAGGTTCTTTTATTCCAACTCTGGACGCTGTAATCTATGTAGAAAATGGACAGAAAGTTTGGATGAATCTTACAGCAGTCATTTTGCAAGCTGCAAGAGGTGTTGCAACACCAGAAGGCATCAAAGGTTATTATAAATTGGATAAAACTTACATCGATTCCGATTTCGGTTATCTTAACAAACTTTTGAATGTTAATTTCATTGATTATAACGCTTTACAGAATTTACTCCTTGGTAAGACCTTCATCCCTGTTTCAGAAAGAAATTATAATTTAAAACCGGATATTTCTGGATTCACGTTAACATCCAAAGAGACTCAGAAAATTACTGAAAATGGTAAAACTACAGAGTACAATATCAAATTAGGTTATGATCAGGATTTAAATTTAAATCACGTTCTTTTAACAAATCCAGCTAACAATAATCAACTCGAAATTACTTATTCTAACAGGGTAATTTTGAACAATGAGAGCTTTCCAAAAAATGTTAAAATAATTATAAAAGCTAATAAAACTGACGAAATATTAATTGAAAATACGAAATTTGATTTTTCCCGGATGGAAACTACTTATTCCGTTCCTGCCAATTATACTAAGACAGAGATCAAATGA
- a CDS encoding sugar phosphate nucleotidyltransferase: MKIIVPMAGRGSRLRPHTLTVPKPLIPIAGKPIVQRLVEDIAKVANEPIEEIAFIIGDFGPEVEASLIKVAENLGAKGSIYAQNEPLGTAHAINCARESMSGPVIIAFADTLFRADFHLDTNADGVIWVKKVEDPSAFGVVKLDDYGFITDFVEKPKEYVSDLAIIGIYYFNSAEKLMAEIDHIMDNNIMEGGEYQLTTALENLRAKGAKFSLGKVDDWMDCGNKNATVETNSKILEYEKECMSTYPDSAEIENCMIIPPCFIGENVKISNSKIGPNVSLGKNTVVINSNIDNSLIQEDTIIDHGNLSNSMIGNSAKYFGVAREISLGDYSVLDFLSKD, translated from the coding sequence ATGAAAATAATAGTTCCAATGGCTGGGCGTGGATCCAGACTTAGACCACATACTCTTACGGTACCTAAACCGTTGATTCCAATTGCAGGAAAACCAATCGTACAAAGACTGGTTGAAGATATCGCAAAAGTAGCTAATGAACCAATCGAAGAGATAGCTTTCATCATTGGAGATTTTGGCCCGGAAGTAGAAGCTTCTCTTATCAAAGTTGCTGAAAATCTTGGTGCAAAAGGAAGCATATATGCTCAAAATGAACCGCTTGGAACTGCTCACGCAATCAACTGCGCAAGAGAAAGTATGAGCGGACCTGTTATCATTGCATTTGCAGATACACTTTTCCGAGCAGATTTCCACTTGGATACTAATGCTGACGGTGTAATCTGGGTAAAAAAAGTAGAAGATCCTTCAGCTTTCGGTGTTGTGAAATTGGACGATTATGGCTTCATTACAGATTTTGTAGAAAAACCAAAAGAATACGTTTCTGATTTGGCAATTATTGGTATATATTATTTCAATTCTGCTGAAAAATTGATGGCAGAAATTGACCATATTATGGATAACAATATTATGGAAGGTGGCGAATACCAGTTGACAACAGCATTAGAAAATCTTAGAGCAAAAGGCGCTAAATTCTCTCTTGGAAAAGTTGATGACTGGATGGATTGTGGAAACAAAAATGCAACCGTAGAAACCAACAGTAAAATTCTGGAATACGAAAAAGAATGTATGTCGACTTATCCAGATTCTGCAGAGATTGAAAATTGTATGATTATTCCGCCTTGCTTTATCGGAGAAAATGTAAAAATTTCTAATTCGAAAATTGGTCCTAATGTTTCTCTTGGAAAAAATACCGTTGTTATCAACTCTAATATTGATAATTCATTAATTCAGGAGGATACAATTATTGACCACGGAAACTTGAGCAACTCTATGATTGGTAATTCTGCCAAATATTTTGGAGTGGCAAGAGAAATTTCTTTAGGAGATTATTCAGTTTTGGATTTCCTTTCAAAGGATTAA